The Subtercola sp. PAMC28395 genome segment CTCCACCCAGCTGAGCGCGGTGATCACCCTCGAGGCTGCGGCACGTCTTGAGAGGGAAGGCTGGTGACCTCGTCGACCACCGTTCGCCTGAGGATCGCTGTGGAGAGAATCCGGGAGTGACCGGCGACGGGCAGCTGGATGTTCTTCGCACCTGCCAACTCGCTGCCTTCCGGCACGTTCTGGTCGAAGCTGCCGAAGATCGACACGATGCGGGAATTGACGTCGGCCTCACCCGCCAGAAATGTGACGGTCAGGTCGGCCGGGTCGAACTCCCTGATGCTCGGGATTCTCACGAGCCTGCCCCACACCGAGCCGGAGAACGGCGTGTTGATGGCGACCAGGCCAGCTACGCGGTGCTGCGGGTCACACCTCATCATCAGGTATTTGCCGATCAGACCGCCTTTGCTGTGGGCGACAATCACCACGTCGCGCAGGTTCTTCTCGTCGAGGAGTTGCGCGACCCTGCTCGCAGTTTCGGCAATCGGATCGGTGTTCCGCCCGAGTTGCGGCACGAAATACACCGGATGCCCGGCGCTCTTCAGGCCGAGAGCGACACCGTACAGCGCATGCCACTTCTCGAACACACCAGGGACCAGGACGATCGGCCTGATCCCCTCCGATGGATTCGGCACCGCCAATTGATTCGGCCCCTCCGGTTGATTCAGAGACTCGGAGGCTTTGACGTCTGCAACGGTTTCGAAGGTGGTCGGGCTGCGGAACAGGCCGCGAAACTCGTCACAGACGTCGTAGGCGTAGTCGAGCATCCAGAAGCCCGCCTTCGCCGCACGTCTCACCCTGTGACTTCCAGCCCAGGAACCTCGCCGATCGTCAGCAGCGCACCAGCGTAGGCGTCGGCGGGATCGGCTGCGGTGAAGGCGGCGAGCTGGCCATTGACAAGGGTCTCGACGACATACGAATCGGGCACAAAGGGGTGGGCGCCGTCATCGGCCGGGGCATCAGCCGATGAGCTGTCGACCCGGCGGAGGCACCGGAATGATGAGCCGAGCAACGCGCGGAGCTGGTGCTCTGCCGGTAACCAGAGTGCGTCGTCGAGAGCTACCGAGTCGAGGGCCCACTCCGTGGTGCCGTTGAAACCCAGAACGGTGCCGGTCGAGAATTCCTGGGCCTCGATCGTCATGTCGCTCACGGTGAAGACATCGCCTTCGAAACCCGGGCGCTCGATGACGAACCGGTCTCCCGCAGTCGGTTGCCAGCGGAGGCCGGCGACCCGCAGTGCGCGGGCAAGCTGTGGGGAGATCATCCGTCAATTATTGCCTTTTCGTATCCGTATTGACACGGGCTGTATGTTGATCTGGTGGAAGACCAACGGCGCACTCCGGGATCACAGACTTCACTTCGTGAAGCCAACCGGGCTCGAATCGTCGACGCCATCAAGAAGCACGGCGGCCTGACCCAAGTCGAACTCGCGGGTGCCACCGGGCTCTCGCCAGCCACGGTCTCGAACATCGTGAAGGAGCTCTCAGCCTCGGGTCTGCTGCACACGGCGCCGAGCACACGCAGCGGCCGCAGAGCCCAGCACGTGACCCTGGCGCACTCGATCGGCCTCTTCGTCGGCGTCCACTTCTCCACCAGGCATATGCGCATCGCGCTGGCCGACGCAGCTCACACGGTCGTCGCCGAACATCACATGCCTCTGGCAAAAGATCACCGGGCCGACAACGAACTCGACAAGACCACCCTTCTGCTTTCGGACATGCTCGAATCGGTCGACGCCTCGATGCAGGAGGTGCTGGGAGTAGGCATAGCGGTTCCTGCGCCGATGGATGTCGAGACGGGGACGACTGCGCGCAGCGGAATCATGCGCGGGTGGGACGGCGTCGCCGTGGCCGAAGTGATGGAGCGCCGGCTGAAGAGGCCAGTGTTCGTCGACAACGCCGCGAACCTGAGCGCCCTGGCCGAATTCCGCCTCGGTGCTGCCCGGGGAAAGCGGAATGCGGTCACGCTCGACATCGGTGACGGTATCGGGGCTGGCCTGATTCTCAACGGTGCAGTCTTCCGAGGGCACAACGGCACGGCAGGCGAGTTCGGCCACACCACGATTCTCGAGAACGGACCCCTGTGCCGCTGCGGAAACCGGGGCTGCCTCGAAGCCATCGCCGGTGGCCCGGCGATTCTCGAGAGCCTGAGGGATGATCTGGGTGCCCTGAAGCTCAACGACATCGTCGTTCGCGCGATGGCTGGCGAACCCCTGTCGATGCGGGCCGTCTCAGACGCCGGCCGGCACATCGGCGTCGCCGCGGCGAATCTCTGCAACCTCCTCGACCCCGAACGCATCGTCGTCGGGGGCGAACTGGCCCGTGCTGGCGAGCTCCTCCTCGGGCCGCTCCGCCACGCCGTCGAGCGCTCGATCATCGTCGGCCCCGAGCTGATGCCCGAAATCGTCCAAGGCCAGCTGGGAGCGCGTGCGGCGACGCTGGGAGCTGCTGTGTATGCGGTCGACCAGGTGTCGATCCTTGCCGAAGAAAGAAGTGCTTAAGTTGTTATCTAATCCTTGTCTTCAAGACTTGACGACAAGGTTGAATAATGCCAAGCTCGCTCCAGTCGCCAAAGAGGGCGACCACAACGGGAGGTTCCTCAATGAAGATCGCCACCACGAGAGCGGTCATAGCCACTGCCGCGCTCCTGCTCGCAGCCGGTTCGCTCACAGCATGTTCGAACGGTTCGTCCAACAGTTCAGGCGCATCGACCGCCAACGCCTCAAGCGCGAAGATCGGTCTGCTTCTTCCTGACTCTGTCACCGCGCGGTATGAAAGTGCCGACAAGCCGTACTTCGAGGCGAAGGTCAAGTCACTCTGCCCCGACTGCACGGTTCTCTACTCCAACGCCGACGGTGACGCCGCGAAGCAGCAGCAGCAGGCTGAATCGATGCTCACCCAGGGTGTCAGTGTTCTGGTGCTCGACCCGTTCGACGGCGAAGCAGCCGCTTCGATCGTCAGCGAGGCCAAAGCCAAGAACGTGCCGGTCATCTCATACGACCGCCT includes the following:
- a CDS encoding pilus assembly protein CpaE, with amino-acid sequence MISPQLARALRVAGLRWQPTAGDRFVIERPGFEGDVFTVSDMTIEAQEFSTGTVLGFNGTTEWALDSVALDDALWLPAEHQLRALLGSSFRCLRRVDSSSADAPADDGAHPFVPDSYVVETLVNGQLAAFTAADPADAYAGALLTIGEVPGLEVTG
- a CDS encoding triacylglycerol lipase, with the protein product MRRAAKAGFWMLDYAYDVCDEFRGLFRSPTTFETVADVKASESLNQPEGPNQLAVPNPSEGIRPIVLVPGVFEKWHALYGVALGLKSAGHPVYFVPQLGRNTDPIAETASRVAQLLDEKNLRDVVIVAHSKGGLIGKYLMMRCDPQHRVAGLVAINTPFSGSVWGRLVRIPSIREFDPADLTVTFLAGEADVNSRIVSIFGSFDQNVPEGSELAGAKNIQLPVAGHSRILSTAILRRTVVDEVTSLPSQDVPQPRG
- a CDS encoding ROK family transcriptional regulator, with protein sequence MEDQRRTPGSQTSLREANRARIVDAIKKHGGLTQVELAGATGLSPATVSNIVKELSASGLLHTAPSTRSGRRAQHVTLAHSIGLFVGVHFSTRHMRIALADAAHTVVAEHHMPLAKDHRADNELDKTTLLLSDMLESVDASMQEVLGVGIAVPAPMDVETGTTARSGIMRGWDGVAVAEVMERRLKRPVFVDNAANLSALAEFRLGAARGKRNAVTLDIGDGIGAGLILNGAVFRGHNGTAGEFGHTTILENGPLCRCGNRGCLEAIAGGPAILESLRDDLGALKLNDIVVRAMAGEPLSMRAVSDAGRHIGVAAANLCNLLDPERIVVGGELARAGELLLGPLRHAVERSIIVGPELMPEIVQGQLGARAATLGAAVYAVDQVSILAEERSA